A single region of the Marinobacter salinisoli genome encodes:
- a CDS encoding YbaB/EbfC family nucleoid-associated protein produces the protein MMNNMGDLMKKAQKMQEEMQKAQEEIAKAEVTGEAGAGLVKVTMNGRHDVRKVDIDSSLLSEDKEILEDLLAAAVNDAVRRVEANQKDKMAGMMSGMGMPPGFKMPF, from the coding sequence ATGATGAACAACATGGGCGATTTGATGAAAAAGGCCCAGAAGATGCAGGAAGAGATGCAGAAAGCCCAGGAAGAAATCGCCAAGGCCGAAGTGACCGGTGAGGCCGGCGCGGGGTTGGTTAAGGTAACCATGAACGGGCGTCACGATGTGCGTAAGGTCGACATCGATTCATCGTTGCTGAGCGAAGACAAGGAAATCCTGGAAGATCTGCTGGCTGCAGCGGTGAATGATGCTGTGCGCCGGGTTGAAGCCAACCAGAAGGATAAAATGGCCGGAATGATGTCCGGAATGGGCATGCCTCCCGGCTTCAAAATGCCGTTTTGA
- the recR gene encoding recombination mediator RecR — MAFSPLVDELVESLRCLPGVGQKTAQRMAFHLLERGRSGGVRLAGALGNAMDGVRRCESCQNFSDTETCGICENPGRNNGTLCVVESPSDLLAIEQSGDYRGGYFVLMGHLSPIDGVGPEEIGVERLINRVVHQGVSEVILATNPTVEGEATAHYIADRLDGKDVLITRLAHGIPVGGELGYVDGFTLTHAFRGRKPLSE; from the coding sequence ATGGCGTTCAGCCCACTGGTTGATGAACTTGTCGAATCGCTTCGGTGTTTGCCGGGCGTTGGTCAGAAAACTGCGCAACGAATGGCCTTCCACCTTTTGGAGCGGGGCCGGTCAGGGGGTGTTCGGCTGGCTGGTGCCCTTGGCAATGCGATGGACGGCGTGCGCCGCTGCGAAAGTTGCCAGAACTTTTCCGATACCGAAACCTGTGGCATCTGCGAAAATCCGGGGCGCAACAATGGCACGCTCTGTGTCGTTGAGAGTCCGTCCGATTTGCTGGCGATCGAACAGTCCGGCGATTATCGCGGAGGCTACTTCGTCCTGATGGGTCACCTTTCGCCGATTGACGGTGTTGGTCCCGAGGAAATCGGTGTCGAGCGCCTGATCAATCGAGTGGTTCATCAGGGCGTCAGTGAAGTCATCCTGGCGACCAATCCAACCGTTGAAGGTGAGGCCACAGCCCATTACATTGCGGATCGGCTGGACGGCAAGGACGTCCTGATCACCCGCCTTGCCCATGGTATACCGGTCGGGGGTGAGCTGGGCTACGTAGACGGATTCACCCTTACCCACGCCTTCCGGGGCCGTAAACCACTCTCTGAATAG